Proteins from a genomic interval of Corynebacterium deserti GIMN1.010:
- a CDS encoding cadmium resistance transporter gives MRRTWVCHWTGECVVVTGLLSAIGLFIATNIDDIIVLSLFFARGAGQKGTTLRILAGQYLGFMGILAAAVLVTLGAGAFLPAEAIPYFGLIPLALGLWAAWQAWRSDDDDDDDAKITGKKVGVLTVAGVTFANGGDNIGVYVPVFLNVDTAAVIIYCIVFLVLVAGLVLLAKFVATRPPIAEVLERWEHVLFPIVLIGLGIFILVSGGAFGI, from the coding sequence ATGCGCCGTACCTGGGTGTGTCACTGGACAGGAGAGTGCGTAGTGGTAACCGGTCTACTGTCGGCGATTGGTCTGTTTATCGCCACCAATATCGACGACATCATCGTGCTCTCGCTGTTTTTTGCCCGCGGGGCGGGGCAAAAAGGGACCACGCTTCGGATTCTGGCCGGTCAGTACCTCGGCTTCATGGGCATCCTCGCGGCCGCAGTCCTGGTCACGCTGGGGGCAGGAGCATTCCTACCCGCTGAGGCGATCCCGTACTTCGGACTAATTCCCCTGGCCCTGGGACTATGGGCGGCCTGGCAGGCCTGGCGAAGCGATGATGACGACGATGATGATGCGAAGATCACCGGGAAAAAGGTGGGTGTGCTAACCGTCGCCGGTGTGACGTTTGCCAACGGTGGCGACAATATCGGCGTCTACGTCCCGGTCTTCCTCAACGTGGACACTGCCGCCGTCATCATCTACTGCATCGTTTTCCTCGTCCTGGTGGCAGGCCTGGTCCTGCTGGCAAAGTTCGTGGCCACCCGACCGCCCATCGCAGAAGTCCTTGAGCGCTGGGAGCACGTGCTGTTCCCGATCGTCCTGATCGGCCTGGGCATCTTCATCCTCGTCAGCGGCGGCGCCTTCGGCATTTAA
- a CDS encoding arsenate-mycothiol transferase ArsC has translation MTAPLQPTLSVLFICVHNAGKSQMAAALATKYAGDLLTIHSAGTSPDSQVSRQATQVIAEMGADMSGETPTPIDPQLLRTVDRVIVLGTDAQLEMSDDARGTLERWVTDEPSERHIEGVERMRLIRDDIDTRVQGLVSELITDFSGSSSN, from the coding sequence GTGACCGCACCACTACAGCCCACACTCAGCGTGTTGTTTATCTGTGTCCACAACGCAGGCAAGTCCCAGATGGCTGCTGCTTTGGCAACCAAGTATGCCGGTGATCTCCTCACCATCCACTCCGCTGGCACCTCCCCAGACTCCCAGGTCAGCCGCCAGGCCACCCAGGTCATCGCCGAAATGGGGGCGGATATGTCCGGCGAAACCCCGACACCTATTGATCCGCAGCTACTGCGCACGGTCGACCGGGTCATTGTCCTCGGTACCGATGCCCAGCTGGAGATGTCCGACGACGCGCGCGGCACCCTGGAACGCTGGGTCACCGACGAGCCCTCGGAGCGTCACATCGAAGGAGTGGAACGCATGCGCCTGATCCGCGATGACATCGACACCCGGGTCCAGGGGCTCGTCTCCGAACTGATCACTGATTTCTCCGGCTCTTCTTCGAACTAA
- the arsB gene encoding ACR3 family arsenite efflux transporter, which translates to MTAPTQTRAQPAHISFLDKYIPIWIILAMALGLLLGRGFPGLAPFLGSMEVGGISLPIALGLLVMMYPPLAKVRYDKTKEIAADKRLMSVSLILNWIVGPALMFALAWTFLPDEPELRTGLIIVGLARCIAMVLVWSDMSCGDREATAVLVAVNSVFQVTMFGVLGWFYLQVLPSWLGLETTSAEFSFWSIVTSVLVFLGIPLLAGVLSRIIGEKVKGRGWYENKFLPAISPLSLIGLLYTIVLLFSLQGEQITSQPWTVVRLAVPLLIYFVGMFAISLAASKASGMSYAQSASVSFTAAGNNFELAIAVSIGTFGATSAQALAGTIGPLIEIPVLVGLVYVMLWLGPKLFPGDPTLPPTRSSTARDNTTSKESITS; encoded by the coding sequence ATGACCGCACCCACCCAGACCCGGGCTCAACCCGCCCATATTTCCTTCCTCGACAAATATATTCCGATCTGGATCATCCTCGCCATGGCGCTCGGCCTCCTTCTGGGCCGCGGCTTCCCCGGACTGGCCCCCTTCCTCGGTTCCATGGAGGTCGGTGGGATCTCCCTGCCGATCGCCCTGGGCCTGCTGGTGATGATGTACCCACCGCTGGCCAAGGTCCGCTACGACAAGACCAAAGAAATCGCCGCTGACAAACGCCTGATGAGTGTTTCACTCATTCTCAACTGGATCGTGGGCCCGGCACTGATGTTCGCCCTGGCCTGGACCTTCCTGCCGGACGAACCGGAACTGCGCACCGGCCTGATCATCGTCGGCCTGGCCCGCTGCATCGCCATGGTGCTCGTCTGGTCGGACATGTCCTGCGGTGACCGGGAGGCCACCGCCGTGCTGGTGGCGGTCAACTCCGTCTTCCAGGTCACCATGTTCGGTGTGCTGGGCTGGTTCTACCTGCAGGTCCTGCCCTCCTGGCTGGGTCTGGAGACCACCTCGGCGGAGTTCTCCTTCTGGTCGATTGTCACCTCGGTGCTCGTCTTCCTCGGCATCCCGTTGCTGGCCGGTGTGCTGTCCCGGATCATCGGCGAGAAGGTCAAGGGGCGTGGTTGGTACGAGAACAAATTCCTGCCCGCCATCTCCCCGTTGTCCTTAATCGGCCTGCTGTATACCATCGTCCTGCTGTTTTCTCTGCAGGGAGAGCAGATCACCTCCCAGCCCTGGACCGTGGTGCGTCTTGCGGTACCGCTGTTGATCTACTTCGTCGGCATGTTCGCCATCTCCCTGGCTGCGTCCAAGGCCTCGGGCATGAGCTACGCCCAGTCGGCTTCCGTGTCGTTCACCGCTGCGGGCAACAACTTCGAACTCGCCATTGCGGTGTCGATCGGCACTTTCGGCGCGACCTCCGCTCAGGCATTGGCCGGTACGATCGGCCCGTTGATCGAGATCCCTGTGCTCGTCGGCCTGGTCTACGTCATGCTGTGGCTGGGACCGAAGCTCTTCCCCGGGGATCCCACCCTGCCCCCTACCCGGTCAAGTACCGCTCGCGATAACACCACTTCCAAGGAGTCCATCACCTCATGA
- the cmtR gene encoding Cd(II)/Pb(II)-sensing metalloregulatory transcriptional regulator CmtR — protein MLTIASRLDVMNRLGRAMADPTRSRILLALLEGPAYPAALAQDLELTRSNVSNHLACLRDCGIVVAEPQGRQTRYEIVDAHLAQALNALLDITLAVDDNAECIDAGCAVPGCVTGQESA, from the coding sequence ATGCTGACTATTGCTTCTCGTCTAGACGTGATGAACCGGTTGGGTCGGGCCATGGCGGATCCGACTCGTTCCCGCATTCTCCTGGCGCTGCTGGAGGGGCCGGCCTACCCGGCCGCTCTCGCCCAGGATCTGGAACTGACGCGCTCGAACGTGTCGAACCATCTCGCCTGCCTGAGGGACTGCGGAATTGTTGTTGCCGAACCGCAGGGGCGACAGACCCGCTACGAGATCGTTGATGCTCATCTGGCGCAGGCGTTGAACGCGTTGCTGGATATCACCCTGGCCGTCGATGACAACGCCGAATGCATCGACGCCGGATGCGCCGTACCTGGGTGTGTCACTGGACAGGAGAGTGCGTAG
- a CDS encoding ArsO family NAD(P)H-dependent flavin-containing monooxygenase produces the protein MAEHSDDSYEAIIIGGGQSGLATAYYLLRAGVKTLVLDDQPAPGGGWRHVWPSMTLFSTAEFSNLPGWPMPDYDGFPPASHVVDYLSAYERRYRIPVERPVHVDRIDFDDDCYRIRAGAQSWTADNIVAATGTWSAPFAPSYPGTFAGTHWHSANYPGIAPFQGKRVAVVGGANSGAQIAAELSRVAEVTWYTREQPRWMPDEVDGRVLFRRNRQRALAIGRGEPDPGADSELGDIVVLPEVRAARDSGRLKATPMFSSLDEVEADHLIWCTGFRPAIGPVRRLLENGKPQYPGLHVVGYGDWTGPGAATITGVGPYAKKAARDIADSVGKTVK, from the coding sequence ATGGCAGAGCACAGCGACGACAGCTACGAAGCGATCATTATCGGCGGTGGCCAGTCGGGACTGGCCACCGCCTACTACCTGCTGCGGGCAGGCGTGAAGACCCTGGTCCTGGATGACCAGCCTGCCCCCGGCGGGGGTTGGCGGCATGTGTGGCCGTCGATGACGTTGTTTTCTACCGCGGAGTTTTCCAACCTGCCGGGTTGGCCCATGCCCGACTATGACGGGTTTCCCCCGGCTTCCCATGTGGTGGACTATCTCAGTGCCTATGAGCGGCGCTACCGCATCCCGGTGGAACGCCCCGTCCATGTGGACCGGATCGACTTCGACGATGATTGCTACCGCATCCGGGCTGGAGCGCAGTCCTGGACGGCGGACAATATTGTCGCGGCCACCGGCACCTGGTCCGCCCCCTTCGCCCCGTCGTATCCTGGAACGTTCGCCGGCACTCACTGGCACTCGGCGAATTACCCCGGGATCGCACCCTTCCAGGGTAAGCGTGTCGCAGTGGTCGGTGGGGCGAACTCCGGCGCCCAGATCGCCGCGGAATTAAGCCGCGTGGCCGAGGTGACCTGGTACACCCGCGAGCAACCACGCTGGATGCCTGATGAGGTCGATGGCCGGGTGCTGTTTCGCCGCAACCGGCAGCGCGCCCTGGCCATTGGGCGCGGGGAACCGGATCCCGGGGCAGACTCGGAGCTCGGCGATATTGTCGTCCTGCCCGAGGTCCGTGCCGCCAGGGATTCCGGGCGCCTAAAGGCCACCCCGATGTTTAGCTCACTGGATGAGGTCGAGGCTGATCACCTGATCTGGTGCACCGGGTTTCGCCCGGCGATTGGGCCGGTGCGCCGGCTGCTGGAAAACGGGAAACCACAATACCCGGGTCTGCATGTGGTCGGTTACGGCGACTGGACGGGCCCGGGGGCGGCGACGATCACCGGTGTCGGCCCCTACGCCAAAAAGGCCGCCCGCGACATTGCCGACTCTGTCGGCAAGACCGTGAAGTGA
- a CDS encoding NAD(P)-binding domain-containing protein — translation MDSSGTWSTPNPLGQAGLIAPGEYKSREQGLITQTLPDVLGRDRERFAGKHILVVGAGHSAANTLLELGELAEQNPDTRISWAVRSADVTHVYGGEANDELAARGALGSRLRQLVDAGRITVHTSLTITAFDTQGDRLQVHGTTPEGEKIIEVDTLVPATGFRPDLSILSELRLALDPAVEAPAQLGPLIDSEFHSCGSVEPHGEKVLAHPEDNFYIAGMKSYGRAPTFLMATGYEQVRSIVAALAGGQESADAVHLDLPETGVCTTDLGGSCDVPAPAGVVSEESSSQGCCTPAPQLLTIGLPGTH, via the coding sequence ATCGACTCCTCTGGCACCTGGTCGACCCCCAACCCGCTGGGCCAGGCCGGCCTGATAGCCCCAGGGGAGTATAAGTCCCGCGAGCAGGGCCTGATCACCCAGACCCTGCCTGACGTGCTGGGCCGAGACCGCGAACGCTTCGCCGGCAAGCACATCCTGGTCGTGGGTGCCGGGCACTCCGCGGCCAATACCCTGCTGGAGTTAGGTGAGCTCGCTGAGCAGAACCCGGACACCCGGATCAGTTGGGCGGTGCGCTCGGCGGATGTCACCCACGTCTACGGCGGTGAGGCCAACGACGAGCTGGCCGCCCGCGGGGCACTGGGCTCGCGCCTGCGCCAGCTGGTGGACGCAGGACGTATCACCGTCCACACCTCCCTGACGATCACCGCCTTCGACACTCAAGGCGACCGGCTGCAGGTCCATGGCACCACCCCGGAGGGGGAGAAAATCATTGAGGTCGACACGCTGGTACCGGCCACGGGTTTCCGCCCGGACCTGAGCATCCTATCGGAGCTGCGGCTGGCCTTGGACCCGGCCGTGGAGGCCCCGGCCCAGCTAGGGCCGCTGATTGACTCCGAGTTCCACAGCTGTGGCTCGGTGGAACCCCACGGTGAGAAGGTACTGGCCCACCCAGAGGACAATTTCTATATCGCCGGAATGAAAAGCTATGGCCGCGCCCCGACTTTCCTTATGGCCACCGGCTATGAGCAGGTCCGCTCGATTGTTGCGGCCTTGGCTGGGGGCCAGGAATCTGCTGACGCGGTGCACCTGGATCTACCCGAAACCGGGGTATGTACCACGGATCTGGGTGGGAGCTGCGACGTGCCGGCACCTGCTGGGGTGGTCTCGGAGGAGTCGTCCTCGCAGGGGTGTTGTACGCCGGCACCGCAGCTGCTCACGATCGGACTGCCGGGTACTCACTGA
- a CDS encoding CBU_0592 family membrane protein, with protein MDPLILSQEVGVLAGIFFVVAYGLLNFGVLATSSPLYQALNVLGVLGFVYTAVSPFNPGLLITDGVWALAALGFCGGFSLEGKRLSTSWSIPRTTRRTAQHPAGPPLRPEGEGITQDSGPGRSGCFTIAAPNQRCQVEKNYNCLFLRDCVPAEPVGVVLHHGSSN; from the coding sequence ATGGACCCTTTGATCTTGTCCCAGGAGGTCGGCGTCCTCGCCGGCATCTTTTTCGTCGTGGCGTACGGTCTGCTGAATTTCGGTGTGCTGGCCACGAGTTCCCCGCTATACCAGGCGTTGAACGTCCTGGGCGTACTCGGTTTCGTCTACACCGCCGTCTCGCCGTTTAACCCGGGTCTGTTGATTACTGATGGTGTCTGGGCTCTGGCTGCCCTGGGTTTTTGTGGAGGATTTTCACTCGAAGGAAAAAGGCTCTCGACATCATGGTCGATACCGCGGACGACACGGAGAACGGCACAGCACCCAGCCGGGCCACCACTTCGGCCAGAGGGGGAGGGGATCACGCAGGATAGCGGACCTGGTCGTTCCGGTTGTTTCACCATCGCAGCCCCCAATCAACGGTGTCAGGTAGAGAAAAACTACAACTGTCTTTTCCTGCGAGATTGTGTCCCTGCCGAACCTGTTGGAGTGGTTCTACATCACGGTTCGAGCAACTAG
- a CDS encoding ArsR/SmtB family transcription factor, translating into MSAALEELVVCPDHGDGRECCSLSCGPLDTSRAQRLAVMLKALADPTRLRLLSHIASQGCEAVCACDLTGPLGVNQSTVSHHTTKLVDAGLLAREQRGKWAYYTVIPAAFQELRSVLDLG; encoded by the coding sequence ATGAGTGCTGCGCTAGAAGAACTGGTCGTCTGCCCCGACCACGGTGATGGTCGGGAGTGTTGTTCCCTGTCGTGCGGGCCCCTCGATACCTCCCGCGCGCAGCGCTTGGCGGTGATGCTCAAGGCACTGGCCGATCCCACCCGCCTGCGCCTGCTGTCGCATATCGCCTCCCAGGGGTGTGAGGCTGTGTGTGCCTGCGATCTGACCGGCCCACTGGGGGTTAATCAGTCCACCGTGAGTCATCACACGACCAAGCTGGTTGACGCCGGCCTGCTGGCCCGGGAGCAGCGGGGCAAGTGGGCGTACTACACGGTTATCCCGGCAGCGTTTCAGGAGCTGCGCTCCGTGCTCGACCTGGGCTAA
- a CDS encoding arsenate-mycothiol transferase ArsC, translated as MSTKPSVLFLCVGNGGKSQMAAALANKHAGDQLEIHSAGTKPGTKLNAASIEVIAEAGADMSQGTPKGIDPELLRGVDRVIVLGADAQVELPADARGALERWLTDEPSERGIEGLERMRLVRDDIDNRVQGLITDLTSN; from the coding sequence ATGAGCACCAAACCTTCCGTTCTCTTCCTCTGCGTCGGCAACGGCGGCAAGTCCCAGATGGCCGCCGCCCTGGCCAACAAGCACGCCGGTGACCAGCTGGAGATCCATTCCGCCGGCACCAAGCCCGGCACCAAGCTCAATGCCGCCTCCATCGAGGTCATCGCCGAAGCTGGGGCCGACATGTCCCAGGGCACCCCGAAGGGCATCGACCCGGAGCTGCTCCGCGGCGTCGACCGGGTGATTGTCCTGGGTGCCGATGCCCAGGTGGAGCTGCCCGCCGACGCCCGGGGCGCCCTGGAGCGCTGGCTCACCGATGAGCCCTCCGAGCGCGGCATCGAAGGCCTGGAGCGCATGCGACTGGTCCGCGATGACATCGACAACCGGGTACAGGGCCTGATCACCGACCTCACCAGCAACTAA
- a CDS encoding MBL fold metallo-hydrolase — protein sequence MTGLRIDHVETSGKFRLDGGEWDVDNNIWIVGDDSEVYVIDAAHDAAPIIEKVAGRRVKGIICTHGHNDHITVAPELSTMLDAPILLHPGDEMLWDETHHGVEHETMRDGQVFHIAGTDMQVLNTPGHSPGSVCLYLPEAGELFSGDTLFRGGPGATGRSYSSFATIIASLQKSVLDLPAETIVRTGHGDHTTVGAEAPHLEEWIKRGY from the coding sequence ATGACCGGCCTGCGTATTGATCACGTCGAGACCTCCGGGAAGTTCCGCCTGGATGGCGGGGAGTGGGACGTCGACAACAATATCTGGATCGTCGGTGACGACTCCGAGGTGTACGTCATCGACGCCGCCCACGACGCCGCCCCCATCATCGAGAAGGTGGCCGGCCGCAGGGTCAAGGGCATCATCTGCACCCACGGCCACAACGACCACATCACCGTCGCCCCGGAGCTGTCTACGATGCTCGACGCCCCGATTCTGCTCCACCCCGGCGATGAGATGCTCTGGGACGAGACCCACCACGGCGTCGAACACGAGACCATGCGCGACGGCCAGGTCTTCCACATCGCCGGCACCGACATGCAGGTGCTCAACACCCCCGGCCACTCGCCGGGCTCGGTGTGCCTGTACCTGCCGGAGGCGGGCGAGCTGTTTTCCGGTGACACCCTCTTCCGGGGTGGACCGGGTGCGACGGGACGCTCCTACTCCTCCTTCGCCACGATCATCGCCTCCCTGCAGAAGTCGGTCCTCGACCTGCCTGCGGAGACGATCGTGCGCACCGGCCACGGCGACCACACCACCGTCGGCGCCGAGGCCCCGCACCTCGAGGAGTGGATCAAGCGCGGTTACTGA
- a CDS encoding ArsR/SmtB family transcription factor — translation MMTAQILPLTDLSECCTLGAGPLNDDEATRYAALFKVLAEPVRLRILSQLAAGGCGPVSVNELTELMGLSQPTISHHLKKMTEAGLLERTREGRTVLHRVRPALFAELRTVLQIG, via the coding sequence ATGATGACCGCACAGATTCTTCCCCTGACCGACCTGTCCGAGTGTTGCACGCTCGGCGCCGGCCCGCTTAATGATGATGAGGCCACCCGCTACGCCGCGCTGTTTAAGGTGCTGGCTGAGCCGGTGCGTCTGCGGATTCTGTCCCAGTTGGCCGCCGGTGGGTGTGGCCCGGTCAGTGTTAATGAGCTCACGGAACTGATGGGGTTGAGTCAGCCGACGATTTCGCATCACCTGAAGAAGATGACCGAAGCGGGCCTGCTGGAGCGCACGCGTGAGGGACGCACGGTATTGCACCGGGTGCGTCCGGCGCTGTTCGCCGAGCTGCGCACCGTCTTGCAGATCGGCTGA
- the dld gene encoding D-lactate dehydrogenase, which yields MTQPGQTTTTSHEAIDAFKRIVGDEHVLTSERATMPFSKGYRFGGGPVFAVVRPGTLVEMWRALQVSVDNNLIVIPQASNTGLTGGSGPGFQDYDRPIVIISTHRIDEVHLINDAREAISLAGTPLTHLTDALAKHQREPHSVIGSTSIGASVIGGIANNSGGSQIRKGPAFTREAIFARVNDDGKVELVNHLGISLGDDPEVALDRLQRGEWSPEDVTPAPEDSNETEYAEHLRKIVPSPARYNANPEYLFEASGSAGKLMVFAVRTRTFPREVHPTVFYIGTNNTHELEEIRRLFLEADMPLPISGEYMGRSAFDLAEKYGKDTFVFLKFMSPALQTRMFSFKMWANGLFSKIPGIGPTFADTVSQAMFSVLPNQLPKRMMEYRNRFEHHLLLTVSESQKAASEKMLKEFFAEPEHTGEFFICTSDEEKSASLNRFGAASAATRYAALKRRHIAGLIPIDVALRRDDWNWLEVLPEEIDDQLEVKAYYGHFFCHVMHQDYVAKQGVDPEALHDRIQHLLEERGAKLPAEHNYGRIYKLPESMEEHFKELDPTNTFNAGIGGTSPHKDWA from the coding sequence ATGACGCAACCAGGACAGACCACCACGACTTCGCACGAAGCGATCGATGCGTTCAAGAGAATCGTCGGCGACGAACATGTACTGACCTCTGAGCGTGCCACGATGCCATTCAGCAAAGGCTATCGATTCGGCGGAGGACCAGTCTTCGCCGTGGTGCGCCCCGGCACGCTGGTCGAGATGTGGCGGGCGCTGCAGGTATCCGTCGACAACAACCTCATCGTCATCCCGCAGGCATCGAACACGGGCCTGACTGGTGGATCCGGCCCCGGCTTCCAAGACTACGATCGCCCCATTGTGATCATCTCGACTCACCGCATCGATGAGGTGCACCTCATCAACGACGCGCGCGAGGCGATCTCGCTCGCGGGCACCCCGCTGACACACCTGACCGACGCGCTCGCCAAGCACCAGCGCGAGCCGCACTCGGTGATCGGGTCGACATCAATCGGCGCCTCGGTCATCGGCGGCATCGCGAACAACTCGGGCGGCAGCCAGATTCGCAAGGGTCCGGCATTCACGCGCGAAGCGATCTTCGCCCGCGTCAACGACGACGGCAAGGTCGAGCTGGTCAATCACCTGGGCATCTCGCTCGGAGACGACCCTGAGGTCGCACTCGACCGTCTACAGCGCGGCGAGTGGTCTCCCGAGGATGTCACCCCAGCTCCCGAAGACTCGAACGAGACCGAGTACGCCGAGCACTTGCGCAAGATCGTGCCTTCGCCTGCTCGCTACAATGCGAACCCCGAGTACCTGTTCGAGGCTTCCGGCTCGGCCGGCAAGCTGATGGTGTTCGCGGTGCGCACCCGCACCTTCCCTCGCGAAGTGCACCCGACCGTGTTTTACATCGGCACGAACAACACGCACGAGCTCGAAGAGATCCGTCGGTTGTTCCTCGAAGCCGACATGCCGCTGCCTATCTCTGGTGAGTACATGGGCCGCAGTGCCTTCGACTTGGCCGAGAAGTACGGCAAAGACACCTTCGTCTTCCTGAAGTTCATGAGTCCAGCGCTGCAGACGCGCATGTTCTCGTTCAAGATGTGGGCCAACGGCTTGTTCTCGAAGATTCCCGGCATTGGTCCGACCTTCGCCGACACGGTATCGCAAGCCATGTTCAGCGTGCTGCCCAACCAGCTGCCCAAGCGCATGATGGAGTACCGCAACCGTTTCGAGCATCACCTGCTGCTCACCGTCAGCGAGTCGCAGAAGGCCGCGAGCGAGAAGATGCTCAAGGAGTTCTTCGCAGAGCCCGAGCACACTGGTGAGTTCTTCATCTGCACGTCTGATGAAGAAAAGAGCGCGTCGCTCAACCGGTTCGGCGCGGCCAGTGCCGCCACTCGCTACGCCGCGTTGAAGCGCCGGCACATCGCAGGGCTCATCCCCATCGATGTGGCCCTGCGTCGCGACGATTGGAACTGGCTCGAGGTGCTGCCGGAGGAGATCGACGACCAGCTTGAGGTCAAGGCGTATTACGGGCACTTCTTCTGCCATGTGATGCACCAGGACTATGTCGCCAAGCAGGGCGTGGATCCCGAGGCGCTGCACGACCGCATCCAGCACCTGCTGGAGGAGCGCGGCGCAAAGCTGCCCGCCGAGCACAACTACGGTCGCATCTACAAGCTGCCGGAGTCCATGGAAGAGCACTTCAAGGAGCTCGATCCGACGAATACGTTCAACGCCGGTATCGGCGGCACGTCGCCGCACAAGGACTGGGCCTAA
- a CDS encoding IS6 family transposase yields MGIFSGRHFPREVILWAVRWYCRYGVSYRDLEEMMTERGVPVDHTTIYRWIQKYAPELDKQTRWYRQVSDWQARSWRVDETYIRVGGKWCYLYRAITAGGHTLDFYLSPKRNVAAAKRFLVKTLRSNTAAGYPRVINTDKAPALAKAISELKAEGICPPTVEHRQVKYLNNVLEGDHGRLKRILGTKGAFKNRTSAYRTLKGMEAMHSLRKGQGTMFAYGHPNPDAVIVNRVFETA; encoded by the coding sequence ATGGGCATCTTCTCGGGTCGTCATTTTCCTCGCGAGGTCATTCTGTGGGCGGTGCGGTGGTACTGCCGTTACGGGGTGAGCTATCGCGATCTGGAAGAGATGATGACCGAGCGTGGTGTGCCAGTCGATCACACCACAATCTATCGGTGGATCCAGAAATACGCCCCTGAACTGGACAAGCAGACCCGCTGGTACCGGCAGGTGTCTGACTGGCAGGCGCGCTCCTGGCGGGTAGATGAGACCTATATCCGGGTCGGCGGAAAGTGGTGCTATCTCTACCGTGCGATCACCGCCGGCGGGCACACCCTGGACTTTTACCTCTCCCCGAAGAGAAACGTTGCAGCGGCCAAGCGTTTCCTGGTAAAAACGCTGCGGTCGAATACCGCAGCCGGGTACCCCCGGGTCATCAACACAGACAAGGCACCAGCTCTGGCCAAGGCAATATCCGAGCTGAAGGCGGAGGGAATCTGCCCGCCAACCGTGGAACACCGGCAGGTGAAATACCTGAACAACGTGCTGGAAGGCGATCATGGGCGGCTGAAACGGATCCTGGGGACGAAGGGGGCGTTCAAAAATCGGACGTCTGCCTACCGGACTCTGAAAGGGATGGAGGCGATGCACTCATTACGGAAGGGCCAGGGCACGATGTTTGCTTACGGGCACCCCAATCCGGACGCGGTGATCGTCAACCGGGTCTTCGAGACGGCCTGA
- a CDS encoding arsenate reductase ArsC has product MSTTETPELHTKILTRITEGLARTYQGTFSAETIERYVFESYISLARTAKIRTHLPILAERFAKDRLRALALAEGKIEKTVPQVLFVCVHNAGRSQIASALLSHYAGKSVEVRSAGSLPASEVHPVVLDVLAERGIDLAGAFPKPLTDDVVRAADYVITMGCGDVCPIYPGKHYLDWELTDPTDETPEKVREIIAEIDDRVSGLWETIQS; this is encoded by the coding sequence ATGTCCACCACCGAAACCCCGGAACTGCACACCAAGATCCTGACCCGCATCACCGAAGGGCTCGCCCGCACCTACCAGGGAACGTTCTCTGCGGAGACCATTGAGCGCTACGTCTTCGAGTCCTATATCTCCCTGGCACGCACCGCCAAGATCCGCACCCACCTGCCTATCTTGGCGGAGCGCTTCGCCAAGGACCGTCTCCGGGCGCTGGCGCTGGCTGAGGGCAAGATCGAAAAGACGGTCCCGCAGGTGCTGTTCGTCTGTGTCCATAACGCTGGCCGCTCTCAGATCGCCTCGGCCTTGCTGTCCCACTACGCCGGGAAATCCGTGGAGGTACGCTCTGCGGGTTCGTTGCCGGCCTCCGAGGTCCACCCGGTCGTGCTGGACGTCCTGGCCGAGCGTGGCATCGACCTGGCCGGGGCTTTCCCGAAGCCGCTGACCGATGATGTGGTTCGTGCCGCCGATTATGTCATCACCATGGGCTGTGGGGACGTGTGCCCGATCTATCCCGGTAAGCACTATCTGGACTGGGAACTGACTGATCCCACCGATGAGACGCCGGAGAAGGTTCGCGAGATCATCGCGGAGATCGACGACCGTGTCAGTGGACTCTGGGAAACCATCCAGAGCTAA
- a CDS encoding CBU_0592 family membrane protein: MSWALELTPGRDIREFDGAVLTGARFFRKQRRVLSSADPTRQPLLPEEENPTMSAMVVLGLIASVTLLAAFALLNMGKLTPGHYTYQLLNLTGAGFLAASAANPMNPGVFWTEVVWALLGLYGIITIWVKRRTKKTVAASSTPSTPDLAAAVA; the protein is encoded by the coding sequence ATGTCTTGGGCTCTGGAGTTAACACCTGGCCGAGACATCAGGGAATTCGACGGTGCTGTCCTCACGGGAGCCCGTTTTTTCAGAAAACAACGAAGGGTCCTGTCGTCAGCGGACCCTACCCGCCAGCCCCTCCTTCCAGAGGAGGAAAACCCCACTATGTCAGCAATGGTGGTCCTCGGTCTCATCGCCTCAGTGACTCTCTTGGCCGCGTTTGCCCTCCTGAACATGGGCAAACTCACCCCCGGCCACTACACGTACCAACTACTCAACCTCACCGGCGCCGGCTTCCTGGCTGCCTCGGCGGCCAACCCCATGAACCCCGGTGTGTTCTGGACCGAAGTGGTCTGGGCCCTGCTGGGCCTGTACGGCATCATCACAATCTGGGTGAAACGCCGCACAAAGAAAACCGTCGCGGCATCCTCAACACCCTCGACCCCGGACCTTGCGGCCGCGGTGGCGTAG